The Spirosoma foliorum genome has a window encoding:
- the ybeY gene encoding rRNA maturation RNase YbeY, with protein sequence MIRFFNEDVPYKLPKKQVTRQWLKQQVEREGFAVGDLNYIFCSDEHVLQVNRDYLQHDYYTDIITFDQSEEDDKIEGDIFVSVERVADNAAQLGVSSEQEMRRVLAHGLLHLCGYYDKTDEEAAQMRAKEEEWLSQYSS encoded by the coding sequence ATGATTCGCTTTTTTAATGAAGATGTGCCTTATAAGCTTCCGAAGAAGCAAGTAACCCGCCAGTGGCTGAAGCAACAGGTTGAGCGGGAAGGCTTTGCCGTGGGAGACTTAAACTATATTTTCTGCTCCGATGAGCATGTGCTACAAGTTAACCGCGACTACCTTCAGCACGACTATTATACCGACATCATTACGTTCGATCAGAGCGAGGAAGATGATAAAATCGAAGGCGATATTTTCGTCAGTGTCGAGCGAGTTGCCGACAATGCTGCCCAACTAGGCGTATCGTCTGAGCAGGAAATGCGACGCGTGTTGGCTCACGGCCTGCTTCATCTATGCGGCTACTACGACAAAACCGATGAAGAAGCGGCCCAGATGCGGGCGAAAGAAGAAGAGTGGTTGAGCCAATACAGTTCTTAG
- a CDS encoding GNAT family N-acetyltransferase: MITYREATPTDAEQIAQLHSLSWQQNYRGIWRDEFLDGPVLENRRKTWHSRLSQPKPNQHIIVAESAGLVCGFSCTYADEDPVYGALLDNLHVQAEQKGQGIGTILIKSAARWVYTKNPQSGFYLWVLKQNTSAQKFYAHLGGVNRELVTHETADGGSSEAYRYVWPDLTKLI, encoded by the coding sequence ATGATTACTTATCGAGAAGCTACTCCTACCGATGCCGAGCAGATTGCTCAACTGCATAGCCTTAGTTGGCAGCAAAACTACAGAGGTATTTGGAGAGATGAGTTTTTAGATGGTCCCGTACTTGAAAATAGACGTAAAACCTGGCACAGTCGGCTGAGTCAACCTAAGCCAAATCAGCACATTATCGTAGCCGAATCGGCAGGTTTAGTTTGTGGCTTTTCCTGTACGTATGCCGACGAAGATCCTGTTTACGGAGCCCTACTCGACAACTTGCACGTTCAGGCCGAGCAGAAAGGCCAGGGAATTGGCACTATTCTGATCAAATCGGCAGCGCGGTGGGTCTACACGAAAAACCCCCAATCAGGTTTCTATTTGTGGGTATTGAAGCAAAATACCAGTGCTCAAAAATTCTATGCGCACCTGGGCGGAGTCAATCGGGAATTGGTTACGCACGAAACCGCAGATGGAGGCTCATCAGAAGCTTATCGATACGTTTGGCCTGACCTAACGAAATTAATTTGA
- a CDS encoding zinc-binding dehydrogenase, with protein sequence MKAIYLEGIHQPVQLIDAPVPTAGPGEVLIKLQAASLNHRDVFVQQGLYPGIKLPVILGSDGAGVVVDTGEGVDSDWQGQAVIINPAMNWGDNPKFYGADFQILGMPTNGTFADFVVVSSRYIHHKPQHLTFEQAAALPLAGLTAWRALMTKAGLNQRGGNEPEKVLITGIGGGAALYALQFAVAVGAEVWVTSGSDEKLEKAKEIGATGGVNYRQDDWHKTLLTQVGAGKSGYFDVIIDSAGGSGFAKLIDVAAPGGRIAFFGGTTGAITNISPPKVFFKQLSIFGTTMGTESEFADMIKLVNDQQIVPVLDEVFPLAAIETAMTKMETGKQFGKIILSIDS encoded by the coding sequence ATGAAAGCAATTTATCTCGAAGGCATTCACCAACCTGTTCAACTGATTGATGCGCCAGTTCCTACAGCTGGCCCAGGTGAGGTACTGATCAAACTGCAAGCCGCTTCCCTGAATCATCGGGATGTATTCGTGCAGCAGGGGTTATATCCGGGAATCAAATTGCCAGTTATTCTGGGTTCTGATGGGGCCGGTGTCGTTGTTGATACGGGCGAAGGTGTCGATTCAGATTGGCAGGGTCAGGCAGTTATTATCAATCCAGCCATGAATTGGGGCGATAATCCGAAGTTCTACGGTGCTGATTTTCAGATTCTGGGCATGCCTACCAACGGTACTTTTGCCGATTTTGTAGTTGTCAGCAGTCGATATATCCATCACAAACCGCAGCATCTGACCTTCGAGCAGGCGGCTGCATTGCCGCTGGCTGGTTTAACGGCATGGCGAGCACTCATGACAAAAGCGGGGTTGAATCAGCGTGGTGGGAATGAGCCAGAAAAGGTATTGATTACGGGTATTGGTGGAGGTGCCGCCTTGTATGCCTTGCAATTTGCCGTAGCCGTTGGGGCCGAAGTCTGGGTTACGTCGGGTTCTGATGAAAAGTTAGAAAAAGCGAAAGAAATCGGTGCCACGGGCGGAGTCAATTATCGTCAGGACGACTGGCATAAAACTTTATTGACGCAAGTTGGAGCTGGAAAAAGTGGCTACTTCGATGTTATCATTGATAGTGCAGGTGGATCTGGTTTCGCTAAACTCATTGATGTGGCAGCTCCGGGCGGACGGATTGCTTTCTTTGGCGGAACAACAGGCGCTATTACCAACATTAGTCCCCCCAAAGTATTTTTCAAACAACTTTCCATTTTCGGGACTACGATGGGTACCGAAAGCGAGTTTGCCGACATGATTAAGTTGGTAAATGATCAGCAGATTGTGCCCGTTTTAGACGAGGTTTTCCCGCTTGCTGCTATCGAAACGGCTATGACTAAAATGGAGACGGGCAAGCAATTCGGTAAAATTATTCTCTCAATAGATAGCTAA
- a CDS encoding aminotransferase class I/II-fold pyridoxal phosphate-dependent enzyme — translation MATLMHSVAQLVSERLAVYKHRGLLRQLRTADGLVDFCSNDYLGFARSAELKAAIQKMDKAQKRARIGATGSRLLAGQTTLANVVEEELARFYGTEAALIFNSGYDANLGLLSCLPRKGDTLLTDELIHASMIDGARLSYATRHRFRHNDLQDLEDKLKQTNESPLEGQVFVAVESIYSMDGDAAPLCEIADLCDRYHAALIVDEAHATGLYGSNGEGLVAALGLQDRVFARVHTFGKALGVHGAAVVGPTVLRDYLINFARPFIYTTALPPHSLLAIRCAHVYVTTNTANRTQLYKRLTYFRQRVSELLPDATWTNSQSPIRCLLVPGNDSARYVASEAQAIGLDVRAILSPTVPVGQERLRLCIHSFNTNEEIDQLLTILQKTLLG, via the coding sequence ATGGCTACATTGATGCACTCAGTTGCCCAGCTAGTATCAGAACGATTAGCAGTTTATAAACATAGAGGCCTGCTTCGTCAACTCCGAACAGCCGATGGTTTAGTTGATTTTTGCTCGAACGATTACCTGGGTTTTGCCCGGTCGGCCGAACTGAAAGCGGCTATCCAAAAAATGGATAAAGCACAGAAACGTGCTCGTATTGGCGCTACAGGATCGCGGTTATTGGCCGGGCAAACTACCCTGGCTAATGTGGTTGAAGAAGAACTAGCTCGATTTTACGGTACCGAAGCCGCGTTGATTTTCAATTCGGGTTATGATGCCAATCTGGGTTTACTGTCCTGCCTACCCCGAAAAGGAGACACCCTTCTGACCGACGAGCTAATTCACGCCAGTATGATTGATGGCGCTCGGCTCAGCTATGCAACCCGCCATCGCTTTCGACATAATGACTTACAGGATCTGGAAGATAAACTTAAACAGACGAATGAGTCTCCATTAGAAGGGCAGGTGTTTGTAGCAGTTGAATCCATTTACTCAATGGATGGCGATGCGGCCCCTTTGTGTGAAATAGCCGACCTCTGTGACCGTTATCACGCGGCTTTGATTGTCGATGAAGCCCACGCAACGGGTCTTTATGGGTCAAATGGAGAAGGTTTAGTGGCGGCATTGGGTTTGCAGGATCGAGTGTTTGCCCGGGTTCATACATTCGGGAAAGCGTTGGGCGTTCATGGAGCTGCCGTGGTTGGACCAACTGTTCTGCGAGACTACCTCATTAATTTTGCCCGTCCATTCATTTATACAACAGCCTTACCGCCCCACAGCCTGCTCGCTATCCGTTGTGCACATGTGTATGTAACAACAAATACTGCAAACCGGACTCAGTTGTATAAGCGGCTTACGTATTTCCGCCAGCGTGTCAGCGAATTGTTGCCGGATGCTACCTGGACAAACAGTCAATCGCCGATACGATGCTTGCTTGTTCCCGGAAACGACAGTGCTCGTTATGTGGCAAGCGAGGCTCAGGCCATTGGCTTAGATGTGCGGGCTATTTTAAGTCCAACCGTTCCAGTTGGTCAGGAGCGGTTGCGGCTGTGTATTCATTCCTTTAATACGAACGAAGAAATTGACCAGCTATTAACGATTTTACAAAAGACCTTATTGGGCTAA
- the bioD gene encoding dethiobiotin synthase yields MSHQIIVAGIGTEIGKTVASAVLVEALKADYWKPIQSGELTNSDTDVVRGLVSNPTSQFHPEAYRLTQPLSPHAAAEIDGVTIDLTEIILPETDQNLIIELAGGLMVPLNNHDLTIDLVKNLGLPVILVSRNYLGSINHTLLSVEACRSRNIPLLGILFNGPTVEATESFILSYTGLPCLGRIGQEEVMNKEVILKYASLLSQIDL; encoded by the coding sequence ATGTCGCATCAAATCATTGTTGCCGGAATTGGCACAGAAATAGGGAAAACGGTTGCATCAGCCGTATTGGTAGAAGCCCTGAAAGCCGATTACTGGAAACCCATTCAATCAGGGGAATTGACAAATTCTGATACGGATGTTGTGCGCGGATTGGTCAGCAATCCGACCTCTCAGTTTCATCCAGAAGCCTATCGATTGACACAACCCCTATCTCCACATGCTGCTGCCGAGATAGACGGAGTGACAATTGATTTAACCGAAATCATTTTACCCGAAACAGACCAAAATCTGATTATCGAGCTGGCTGGGGGATTAATGGTGCCGCTGAATAACCATGATCTAACTATTGATCTGGTGAAGAACCTAGGCTTGCCCGTTATCCTGGTTTCCCGAAATTATCTGGGCAGTATTAACCACACCCTTCTATCGGTCGAAGCCTGCCGAAGTCGGAATATTCCACTGTTGGGCATTCTGTTCAACGGGCCAACCGTTGAGGCTACCGAATCATTTATTCTGTCGTACACTGGATTGCCTTGCCTTGGACGAATAGGGCAGGAGGAGGTTATGAATAAAGAGGTTATTCTAAAGTATGCTTCCTTACTAAGCCAGATAGACCTATAA
- a CDS encoding aminotransferase class IV, translating to MHYGYFNGTIAPTDQLAVGVTDLSLLRGYGLFDYFLTYNGRPFQWDWYWERFQNSASRMHLPLPIGKDETYAILLDLIERSGGVDVAFRFVMTGGYSADSISIERPNLLILTESIHPVPPIQYEKGIKVILDEYVREMAEVKSTDYKRVILMAQAIKSAGASDLLYQKGGEISELSRSNFFIVKGDRLITPNRHILHGITRRTILQLAQNDFQIEERPVLLSELYDASEAFTTSSTKKVLPIVQIGELTVGDGNPGPTAKFLLERFDELIKTW from the coding sequence ATGCATTACGGTTATTTCAACGGTACTATCGCTCCTACCGACCAGTTGGCTGTCGGGGTTACGGATCTTAGCCTACTTCGGGGCTATGGTTTATTCGATTATTTCCTGACCTACAACGGGCGTCCTTTTCAGTGGGATTGGTATTGGGAGCGATTCCAGAATTCTGCCTCCCGGATGCACCTGCCTCTACCGATTGGCAAAGATGAAACTTACGCCATCTTACTGGATTTGATTGAGCGCAGCGGTGGCGTTGATGTAGCCTTCCGGTTTGTAATGACAGGCGGTTACTCGGCTGATAGCATTTCGATTGAGCGCCCAAATCTGCTTATTCTGACCGAATCAATTCATCCAGTGCCACCAATTCAATACGAGAAGGGCATTAAGGTAATTCTGGACGAATATGTTCGGGAGATGGCCGAAGTGAAAAGCACGGACTATAAACGGGTGATTTTAATGGCCCAAGCCATTAAATCGGCTGGCGCTTCCGATCTATTGTATCAGAAAGGCGGAGAAATCAGTGAGCTGAGCCGAAGCAATTTCTTTATCGTGAAAGGCGATCGCCTGATAACGCCCAATCGGCATATTCTGCACGGCATTACCCGCCGAACAATCCTTCAATTAGCGCAAAACGACTTTCAGATCGAAGAGCGGCCGGTATTACTCTCCGAACTTTATGACGCCAGCGAAGCCTTTACAACTAGTTCGACCAAGAAAGTGCTTCCTATTGTTCAGATTGGCGAACTGACAGTTGGCGACGGTAATCCGGGACCAACCGCTAAATTTCTCTTAGAGCGATTCGATGAGCTGATAAAAACCTGGTGA
- a CDS encoding malate synthase — MNDQAISIRDNLQDIYKDVYTTEALTALSALAHFNTRIKDVMATRMQRRATRQQSQTRINFLDAASTIPGTAITVQDARNGNFDGAVIPADLQRQWIQGTGPAAKPNAPVENSIRNVAYALLSGADGWMFDGEDALGQITTMSLDNQRNLKLAIHKDPLFLKVAEQVASEMNRWAKSFLGRETIADWKTQLDFTTKIFRARGLHLDDRHIRDANGVAIAASIVDATLYVVNNYKALQEAGSSIVLYLPKIQTAEEAGVWNELLSALENHVGLEIGAIKVYVLVEQLEATHQLMEIRAVLGKHFVGFNTGRWDYINSVSDAMAWDKTFINPNIEAITMTYGYMRNYEDRVRRAVNTPDKNGNFALWQGGMEPNIPVGSEEGVSASMKKAVAGAEREQREGASGKWVAHWKMVQIVRPVWEKIGAANQLGREFPRLTYTQQDADGLILIEPAPTDIRGARNLLSVALQYGNAFGQGMQAAALKPADFFGNDDILYLMEDMATGEIRLSILWEWMHKGAILTEDDLETGTKAGAVFSEALYQKLLDQEYDKLLKAANKDVYDASKTTTLPIAREIADVYMVSEVKPPWFIDLLNINLNNTDLAIAKQRIRLYMDTLINQGTRITENLDFIC; from the coding sequence ATGAACGACCAAGCCATTAGCATTCGGGATAATTTACAGGACATCTACAAGGATGTATATACTACCGAAGCCCTTACGGCATTGTCTGCCCTAGCCCACTTTAATACCCGCATTAAAGACGTTATGGCTACGCGCATGCAACGAAGAGCAACGCGTCAGCAAAGTCAGACAAGAATCAATTTTCTTGATGCAGCGAGTACGATTCCCGGAACGGCTATCACCGTTCAGGATGCTCGCAACGGAAATTTTGACGGAGCTGTTATCCCTGCTGATTTACAACGGCAGTGGATTCAGGGAACAGGCCCAGCGGCCAAGCCGAATGCCCCGGTCGAAAATAGTATCCGGAATGTGGCTTATGCCCTACTTTCGGGTGCCGATGGCTGGATGTTCGATGGTGAAGATGCCCTCGGACAAATCACCACCATGTCGCTTGATAATCAGCGAAACCTGAAACTGGCCATTCACAAAGACCCGCTGTTTCTAAAAGTGGCTGAACAGGTAGCTTCGGAAATGAATCGATGGGCAAAATCCTTTTTAGGGCGAGAAACAATTGCCGACTGGAAAACCCAGCTTGATTTTACCACCAAGATATTTCGGGCGCGCGGCCTTCACCTCGATGATCGGCATATTCGCGATGCAAATGGCGTGGCAATAGCCGCTTCTATTGTCGATGCCACACTTTATGTCGTCAATAATTATAAGGCGCTACAGGAAGCGGGGTCATCTATCGTATTATATCTACCGAAAATCCAGACCGCCGAAGAAGCTGGCGTTTGGAATGAGCTATTGAGCGCTCTGGAAAATCATGTTGGCCTCGAAATTGGTGCGATAAAGGTCTATGTACTTGTTGAGCAGCTCGAAGCTACCCATCAATTAATGGAAATTCGGGCCGTTCTCGGTAAGCATTTTGTGGGTTTCAACACGGGTCGCTGGGATTATATCAATAGCGTATCGGACGCGATGGCGTGGGATAAAACCTTTATCAACCCGAATATTGAAGCCATTACCATGACCTATGGCTACATGCGTAATTATGAAGACCGCGTCCGACGGGCCGTCAATACGCCCGACAAAAACGGTAATTTCGCGCTTTGGCAGGGCGGTATGGAACCTAACATACCTGTTGGTTCCGAAGAAGGCGTTTCGGCCAGCATGAAAAAAGCCGTGGCCGGTGCCGAACGCGAACAGCGCGAAGGTGCCAGTGGTAAATGGGTTGCCCACTGGAAAATGGTCCAAATTGTGCGACCTGTTTGGGAAAAAATTGGTGCTGCCAATCAGTTAGGCCGCGAATTTCCACGACTTACGTATACCCAGCAGGATGCCGATGGGCTAATTCTCATCGAACCCGCTCCTACCGACATTCGGGGTGCGCGGAATCTGTTGAGTGTTGCTCTACAATATGGTAATGCCTTTGGTCAGGGGATGCAGGCAGCAGCCCTGAAACCCGCCGATTTCTTCGGCAACGATGATATTCTGTATCTGATGGAGGATATGGCCACGGGGGAAATCCGGTTGAGTATTCTCTGGGAGTGGATGCATAAGGGGGCTATTCTTACGGAGGATGACCTAGAGACGGGCACAAAAGCCGGAGCTGTATTTTCGGAAGCGTTGTATCAAAAATTATTAGATCAGGAATATGACAAACTACTGAAAGCCGCCAACAAGGATGTCTACGACGCATCGAAAACCACCACGCTACCCATAGCTCGTGAAATTGCCGATGTGTATATGGTAAGTGAGGTTAAGCCCCCTTGGTTTATTGATTTACTGAACATCAACCTCAACAATACCGATCTGGCTATAGCGAAGCAGCGAATCCGTTTATACATGGATACGCTAATCAACCAGGGTACTCGCATCACAGAAAACCTCGATTTCATATGTTGA